A section of the Desulfatibacillum aliphaticivorans DSM 15576 genome encodes:
- a CDS encoding helix-turn-helix domain-containing protein: MARPKSVITADLARRANEDLELLDQHKVIQKLRAIAASATYPIGNVAEVMGVAKETIWRWAKSYEKDGMEGLYPKPRRAKSSKLSPKQKQEVLQWIDNCETPEGKPVHWTLERLRQSIKDHYGITLGINTIWVWLRKEGCKLKTPRPRHYKGDAAAQADFKKNS; this comes from the coding sequence ATGGCGCGACCAAAATCAGTAATTACGGCAGACCTTGCCCGTAGGGCGAACGAAGATCTGGAACTCCTTGATCAGCATAAGGTGATACAGAAACTTCGAGCTATTGCCGCCTCCGCCACCTATCCGATAGGAAATGTGGCGGAGGTGATGGGCGTAGCCAAGGAAACCATTTGGCGATGGGCCAAATCCTACGAAAAGGATGGGATGGAAGGTCTTTATCCAAAACCTCGCCGAGCGAAGTCTTCCAAACTTTCACCGAAGCAGAAGCAGGAAGTGCTGCAATGGATTGATAACTGCGAAACCCCGGAAGGGAAGCCGGTCCACTGGACCCTGGAGCGACTCAGGCAGTCTATCAAAGACCATTATGGCATCACGCTTGGCATCAATACTATTTGGGTTTGGCTTCGCAAAGAAGGTTGCAAACTAAAAACCCCTCGGCCCAGGCATTATAAGGGGGATGCTGCCGCCCAAGCAGACTTTAAAAAAAATTCCTGA
- a CDS encoding IS630 family transposase has translation MLPPKQTLKKIPEILRKRPKAEVFFFDEGRFGLQPVTGRRWAKKGERPVSVICPGYKNFYLYSAVNPISGEDVTLILPWVNTAMMNLFLDYLHKTLKKRSCFLIMDQAGWHKSDDLKVPSGIEIVLLPPYSPELNPVERLWQWLKRHSLRNRFYEDIDAVMDSVQDCFQGITPQFLKSLCNCDYLQ, from the coding sequence ATGCTGCCGCCCAAGCAGACTTTAAAAAAAATTCCTGAAATCCTTCGGAAACGGCCTAAAGCTGAAGTATTTTTCTTTGATGAAGGGCGCTTCGGGCTTCAACCTGTTACTGGCAGGCGGTGGGCGAAGAAGGGGGAGCGGCCTGTTTCCGTGATTTGCCCCGGCTACAAGAATTTTTATCTGTATAGCGCGGTCAATCCCATATCCGGCGAGGACGTTACCCTGATCCTGCCATGGGTGAATACCGCCATGATGAATCTGTTTCTTGATTATTTGCACAAAACGCTAAAAAAGCGATCCTGCTTTTTGATCATGGATCAAGCCGGATGGCATAAAAGCGACGATTTGAAAGTGCCTTCTGGGATTGAAATCGTGCTGCTGCCGCCATACTCTCCGGAACTGAATCCTGTAGAGCGTCTTTGGCAATGGCTTAAACGGCACAGCCTGCGCAACCGGTTTTACGAAGATATTGATGCTGTGATGGATTCGGTTCAGGATTGCTTCCAGGGGATTACGCCGCAATTCCTAAAAAGCCTCTGCAACTGTGATTATTTGCAATAG